The following coding sequences lie in one Pungitius pungitius chromosome 18, fPunPun2.1, whole genome shotgun sequence genomic window:
- the LOC119226954 gene encoding matrix metalloproteinase-17-like, translating to MRNISPEMLLLVHIFGFLPLTGAAPSQTTEQLDTGVDWLSKFGYLPPPDPATGQLQTKEALTKAIKAMQKYGGLKETGVLDQSTLGLMKTPRCSLPDVSEAEGPQGRRKRGLNPQNKWSKRHLSWRVRTFPKDSALLGRDTVRALMYYALKVWSDIAPLNFHEVAGSDADIQIDFTKADHNDGYPFDGPGGTVAHAFFPGERFTAGHTHFDDDEAWTFRSSDSHGMDLFAVAVHEFGHAIGLVHTSAMESIMRPYYQGPVGDPLKYDLPYQDKVRVWQLYGVRDSVSHTNRPGNPSQTAEPPVLLDLPENRSTLLLAGDAPDRCTSYFDAVAQIRGEAFFFKGKYFWRLTREKHLVSLRPAEIHRFWRGLPPNLDSVDAVYERPGDHKIVFFKGLKYWVFKDNNVEEGYPRPISDFGLPLEGVDAAFVWLHNDKTYFFKDSYYWRYDDHLRRMDPGYPKDSTLWKGLPPQLDDTMRWSDGSSYFFKGKEYWRVPSSDMEAEAGYPRLIAKDWLLCTEMQSDSPDLEPKGTETRANVHRQPDLADNGYEVCSCTSDAASPLGARPSPSPLWLLPPLWTLWLALRSGPL from the exons gactgGCTGAGTAAGTTCGGCTACCTCCCGCCCCCTGACCCGGCGACCGGTCAGCTTCAGACCAAGGAGGCCCTGACCAAGGCCATCAAAGCCATGCAGAAGTACGGAGGGCTGAAGGAGACGGGAGTCTTAG ACCAATCCACACTCGGTCTGATGAAAACACCCAGATGTTCTTTGCCAGATGTTTCGGAGGCGGAGGGGCCGCAGGGCCGCAGGAAGCGCGGCCTGAACCCTCAGAACAAGTGGAGTAAGAGGCATCTGTCCTGGAG AGTGAGGACCTTCCCCAAGGATTCGGCCTTACTGGGCAGGGACACGGTCCGAGCCCTGATGTACTACGCCCTGAAGGTCTGGAGCGACATCGCACCCCTCAACTTCCACGAGGTGGCCGGCAGCGATGCTGACATTCAGATAGACTTCACTAAGGCCGACCACAACGACGGCTATCCCTTCGACGGGCCCGGGGGCACGGTGGCACACGCCTTCTTTCCCGGGGAGAGGTTCACGGCCGGCCACACGCACTTTGACGATGACGAGGCCTGGACCTTCAGATCCTCAG ACTCTCACGGGATGGACCTGTTCGCGGTTGCGGTGCACGAGTTCGGTCACGCCATCGGCCTGGTCCACACCTCCGCCATGGAGTCCATCATGAGGCCGTACTACCAGGGTCCCGTCGGCGACCCCCTGAAATACGACCTCCCCTATCAGGACAAGGTCCGCGTCTGGCAGCTCTACG GTGTCAGAGACTCGGTGTCCCACACAAACAGACCTGGCAACCCGTCCCAGACAGCTGAGCCTCCCGTCCTCCTGGACCTTCCTGAAAACAGATCCACTCTCCT GCTGGCAGGAGATGCCCCAGACAGATGCACCAGTTATTTTGATGCCGTGGCCCAAATACGAGGAGAGGCCTTCTTTTTCAAAG GAAAGTACTTCTGGCGACTAACGAGAGAGAAGCACCTGGTGTCTCTGCGCCCCGCTGAGATCCACCGATTCTGGAGGGGCCTCCCTCCCAATCTGGACAGTGTGGATGCTGTATATGAGAGGCCCGGGGATCACAAAATAGTCTTTTTCAAAG GTCTAAAGTACTGggtatttaaagacaataacGTGGAGGAGGGCTACCCTCGTCCAATCAGTGACTTTGGCCTGCCCTTGGAAGGAGTGGACGCGGCCTTCGTTTGGTTACACAACGACAAGACGTACTTCTTCAAGGACAGCTACTACTGGCGCTACGACGACCACCTGAGGCGTATGGACCCGGGCTACCCTAAGGACAGCACGCTGTGGAAGGGGCTGCCGCCGCAGCTGGACGACACCATGAGGTGGTCGGATG GCTCATCGTACTTCTTCAAGGGGAAGGAGTACTGGCGAGTGCCCAGCAGCGACATGGAGGCGGAGGCGGGATACCCCCGCCTCATCGCCAAAGACTGGCTGCTGTGCACCGAGATGCAGTCGGACTCTCCGGACCTGGAACCCAAGGGCACGGAGACGAGGGCCAACGTGCACCGCCAACCGGACCTCGCCGACAACGGGTACGAGGTGTGCTCCTGCACCTCCGACGCCGCCTCGCCTTTGGGAGCGCGCCCCTCCCCGTCGCCCCTGTGGCTGCTGCCGCCTCTGTGGACGCTGTGGCTGGCCCTGCGCTCGGGACCGCTATGA